From a region of the Macrobrachium nipponense isolate FS-2020 chromosome 3, ASM1510439v2, whole genome shotgun sequence genome:
- the LOC135222403 gene encoding uncharacterized protein LOC135222403: protein MGQTPHQVQSTQPIPKPKEPNSYRPISLISCTEKTAERMVLNRLLWKTGPLHHRLYAYEEGIGTQECLADVMATINNKKAIVVFLDLEKGYELASAAAILAALADKAVKGNLLAWAKGYMQDRQARVTFQGATSEFLNLEN, encoded by the coding sequence atggggcagacacCGCACCAAGTGCAAAGCACACAACCAATTCCCAAACCAAAGGAGCCCAACTCCTACAGACCCATttctctcatcagctgcacagaaaagacggcagagagaatggtgttaaACAGATTGCTGTGGAAAACAGGACCCTTACACCACCGCTTATATGCCTACGAAGAGGGGATAGGCACACAGGAATGTCTAGCAGATGTGATggccacaataaataacaagaaagcaatTGTAGTATTTCTCGACCTAGAAAAAGGCTACGAACTTGCCAGTGCGGCTGCCATCCTGGCAGCCTTAGCCGACAAAGCAGTTAAAGGCAACCTTCTAGCATGGgccaaaggatacatgcaagacagacaagccagagttacctttcaaggagcaacctccgaattcctcaatctggaaaattga